CAGTCAgatgcagcgggagactttgttttataataatataatatatatttttaagaggaacatttCCGTCACACGTATTCGTTGCATAACTGTAACCGTTTACTCATTGCAGCCAAGGGAAGCTCGCAAAAGGCATTTGCCCCGTTTTTGccacatttttcataaatacttcgctcctattggtgcCATTATtccctcgataaatgggctatccaacactaaaagttTTTCTTCAATTCGAcccaatagttcctgagataagcgcgttcaaacaaacaaacaagctcttcagctttatataatagtatagataacccCATGCTAGAGTATCagttgaatttttaataaataacgtttCGTGTCATTGTGTGATAAAGATATCATATCGATTTTTTGGGTGTATATAACGTGTTTTGTTGATTTAAATCTTAACATTTCACTTCACTGTTTTCTTATCATATAGATACGATTTATAATCCGTtacacaacatttttatttatccattttactttacataaatcTTGCACATCCattgcatacatttttgaaCGAAGACCTACAAattctttgaaaattttatcgTTACTTTCCtctttaaaaaaaccttattgcttttaattaataatggtAAACAATATTCATTACTTGGTGGATAGTGGGACGTATCAAAGTAGTTTGTTAAATCAGTTTAATATCAGCATAGaagttttctgtaaatatttgatatattaaactatCAGTGTCAgtataaagtttgttttgatgtttattttatatgtaatgtttttgataaattcaaaatataaaactgacatAAATTGGTCGATTATAAACAACATTagtgttatttaattgtattgtaactaagctttttgaaaatattgtagcGCACCGCCCTAATACACGGTGGCATCACGTGCCACCATCCCTCGCGCTATCCCTCACGGCCCGCTCGAAAGCCTACGGGTTGCGCCCGCAACTATCGCCCCACGCTCCCTCAGGGCCCTAATAGTTCTTTCCGGGGTAAAACGcacgcgggcgcggcgcgcatTCTTGAACCTACACTGTTTTTcgcacctgggcccttattctgtatgatagtgtaaacgcgtaacgcgtcAGTGTCAttttatcttcgtgaaatgtgcgtgtaatggtattctgtaaccaatttctatagtcctaaacatgatgcaatgtgttacgtgcttgttacacactgtcaaaataacttgcgggatagagaataaggcccctgatgctGTAATTAATGTTCAGTgtattcaaagttttttttggaatttaatGGTTTTGGCTTTATTCTCCCTGCCCCGACGAGGCACTCAACAATACACCCCAACGATAACATATTAGATAAACTGTGAAATTCAGGTCGTGCTATTAAAGACTAAACGCCTTCAGAATTGCCACGATTTAAACAATGATTTACTAGTTTTATACTAACttgttttttaacattttccatCGTTTTACCGATCATAAGTTCGTAAGTATCGTTTTAAAGAAATGTACATAAGTTTGAAAAAGTCTTTCTCAAAATCAGAAGTAGCTAACGAACGCATGTGAGTATTAAAATCTATGTAACTTTTTAATCTTgtgaattattcaaattttagtATTCTGTGAATTTTAACTAATCGGAGACCTTGTCCTAAACATTGCTTAGACATAATGTTTTAAGACCAACAGctctaaaattttcaaatatatccGCTGGTAACAAAATGTCAGTTTTGAAATAAAGATCATAAAATCGTCCATGtctttacaatttaaatgatttaatacaTCTTGATTATGATcgtaatcattttttataatgtgactATCATTTAAAGAACACCTATAAAATTTATCGCAAGTACAAAGataggttatttttaaagaatcaaaTGAAGTCATATATTCGTATGGATAAGATAAATACCTTTTCTTATTAAACGTTTAAAGACTTCCTCAAgtggatattttaattttatccatgATATAATTTAGGTATTCAATTCTGAGCTAATTTGTCAATACTACtgaatatacatttaaaagagtcaagaaattttaatttcagaacTTTGTTATTGATTTGTACATAAAACTTTAGAACACGAAATGTATTTTTACTTATTCTCAGATATAAGCTCaatatcacattttttaaaattaagagtATCTCGGAAAGAGGGGCTAAGTGCACATGTTGACCCACTCATTTTCTTGGTGACGTTTCAAATTATCTAAGGCCAGGCGGCCCTACTCTGCCTacgggggcaaatccgtctttttgcaattacgggcgttctactCGAAGAAATCCGTAATTGCAAAACCTCACCCATTTCACAAATAAGACAATTAGATATCTGAAAATCAAAAGTAttacatagattttttatttcttgtataaagttggcattaataattaaattaatttttacaacaatatgtACAAGTACACAGGTACTCAtacatattcaatatttttacaaactgacaatattgaataaaactTAAAGTCGCCTACAATGAGAGTTTTTCCTAAAATGTACGTAAAGTACGGTATAATGTCTATGACAAACAATGCCCATAATGTAGAAAGGACAgatattgagtaattgtaaacggttattaaCTAGAAATACAAGTCCctagaaatacgatacaaaaaCCTTAGCattcttcaaataaataaaggatTGATGATGGAAGGTAAAGAGAGAAAAGAAGGAACAGGTGGAGTTAAGTACAAGGTAAAACAAGCTTGAGAAAAACGTAGACCATAAACTTGACGCATCATACGCGGGcgatatcaaattaatttgtgGTTGATACCAATTTAATACGCGGGTAGTGCGGCCGACCCTTAAGTAATCCCAAGAGCAGGAGCCCCCGAGGACCTCGAGGACCGACCGAGGACCTGATTGCCATATTGATGATGATGTCTGACGTATCCGTCGACGACGACTCTTACAGTCTTCATAGAGGTGAGGTCGGACATGGCTGGAGAATCCGATTTTTGTCTTGTAAGTCCGATCACATATGGATCAACAAATCTCACAGTAGAAGACGGCAAACGATCAtcgtttattttaacaatatgcCCGCACCATCGTAACTGTCGCTTCATAAGCAAGCTCTGCATCCCAGTCATTTGAGTGCGTCTCAGTATATCAGTGTTTAGTTCTTTATCCTGCCACTTTATGCGAAGAATTACTCGTAGACAACTCAACCCAAGATTGCCATATTACTGACCAACCGTAACGTATAGCTTGCTCCAGCTCCCAATATATCATTGATTCTTTTATCTTTACAATGCATATTCTCGCCGCTACTGGCCCACTGTTTATTGCAAAGTTTTTtcttgtatgaaaataataatgaaatcttGACGGTTCTTTGCTTATTGTTAGCTTTTAATTCTACAAATTTAAAGTAGCTAATAAATCTATTAAttcatttctaataatatttttacaattcatGAATGTACAATTAGCAATAACTAGTCAGTAtcgatatttatattgttaataaaaaaaggataattaaaaatctttttaaaatataataaagcattTCGATGTAGCTTATAAAGAACAATGCCTGATTCTGGCTTacaatcctttttattttacaatactgCAAAAATACAaacctactggtggtaggtctctcatatgtgagagcccaactgggtaggcaccaccgcaatgtctatttttgccgccaagcagcagtgtgtagtcactgttgtgttctggtttgaaggtcattgtagccagtgtaagtactggacataatgagacttaacatctcatgtctcaggatggcgagcgcagtggaataccaaacaatatttcgttATTCAACGTGTTGGATATTGAttctactgattatgggcgggcgtatcgcgtacaatcaggcgaacggcaagctcgtttcgtcattcaaagcaataaataaaataataaaaaaccccGCTAAATACATGAACGATTATGTTAAatcgttatatttatttgtgggACACAACGTCGAAGAAAATTTATGACGCAATTTTTTTCCTATTGTACATAGTCGCCTAATCTACATAATCACTgagttttaaataacattattaaacaatGTAATCGTTAAGAATTAATCGTACATTTCACTTATTAGTGACAACATTTGATGATCGATCTTGCGATATGAATTGATAAGATCTCAATGCTACAATCCCTGAATCAGATATAACTAAAGTCCGGCAATAAGTTGTACATACTAATACACGTGTCAATAGATGAAGCAATAAATAGTACACTATATGTTATCAGGAAATTGTCTATCTGAGGAAAAAATGATATCCAAAACAATTCAGCGGTTAAATGTTAACTTCTaccaaaaatacacacattaaGAATTAAATACAACAGTAGAATGGATAACGTATGccgataaattgttaattaattaaatgatgaggtaaaagaaaaattaactaTGAATAGGCGTCTAATTCATCACTCAAATCAGACAAAATGTCAAAAGCTAAATACGAAATAGATTTTTGGAAGGTCgattgaaaaaaatctttatgcCGAAGCCTATGAAAATATCTAGATATATCATTTACTTATACAAAGATTAGAGTTAGTGAAAAAGAAGATAAAAGCCTGCTGCTACACCAATTTGATGAAATGATACgtttaattttggaataggACAGATTTACAGCAAAATCACATTATTCGtacatacttatattacaaaagcaaaagtaactctgtctgagccactgaactgatttcgataaaattcgGTATGGTGATAGACTGAAATCCTTTACGAACATTTTATCCAAGGACTGCCTACTTTTATCCAAGAAAAAACGTTTCCGaccgggtgaagccgcgagcaaaagctagtaaataaatattgtcttacGTATCTCCGATCAAGATTTCCAAGAAACTTATTAATATGTGTATTAAAGTAATACAGAAATACcttggtaattatttattactatatgaAAGTTTGTCACGATGTTTAGCTGCCTGAATACTacgtaaacgcaaaaacaacgGCGGtgaattaatttgtatgtaaGTTGGTACACAGATAAACAATGCCGTGGATTACATtgaggttactttttatcccagaaaaatattaaaaaatattaaactgttaTTACACCATTTTTCACCCAAGTAGAGCCACGAGTAAAACctagtaatatattaaattttatatctacatACGTGATATTTATCTTTGAACATTAATCAGATGTGTTTTGTCATGTTTTCGTAACGTGTTCACGGTTCCCGAGGAAGACTAGTCGCAGATACCATTTCATTAGCATTCCCTATATGATATATTcgcttttttttttgtgattgacAATTACTGTTCTAATCTTCGTTTTACTGTTCTAGAAAACGCTTTTATTTAGCGGCACAGCAAGTGCTCGCGCTTTAGCTGATGGTCAGCGGATTAGGATCCAGATCTAATGTCGACGCGCTTTACTTGATGGTAACTAGATTGGAGTCCGGATATAATGTCGACTCACGAGTTATGATTACTCCTTGCCACACTACACAGTTTTGCCGGCCAGATCGACCtagatatgcacaggctgatccaagAACCCGAAACACTTGTGTTGGTCActgtggcgagttttaacaACTTATTGTCGTGGTCATTATGAAGGAAACaaatatagggtcattttgccaTGAAGTCAATAAATGTAACTATACAtttgtcttcttgaaaataatactctACCAACagtgtaaatttcgaataaaatattaaaataaatattaataaaaagtcattttatttttagattttttacatgaatttgtcggagcggcaacatcatactttcagtttGAAACACGCGGTATTCGCACTGaactaaaaaattatcaaaccatctgaaaaataaaaccggAGTTTttggggaaaatatttattattcttgcaTGATTTCTAgcataatgttagcagaggtaaagaaaaatatgtgaTTTCATTAAGTAACGGCCTCTAAAAAAGATCCTGTATATCATCGAACCAGAATACttactaacaataattaatactcaTGTTCTGTTAATGgacgtattaaaaatacattataatataggtattatgaAAGTTGTAGTGctgggatttttttttgtcagtgTGGGATATGAAGATAACAAATACTATATTTACACAATGGCTACTCATtaaagctaatagaaaacactcgtggtgggtctctcatatgtgagagtccccctgggtaggtaccaccgtaatgtctatatctgccgccaagcagcagcgtgtagtctcaggatggcgagcgcagtggaataccaagcaataccaACGTATTGTTGGTACAccttacattacaattaatctaaggtgtttctactggttatgggcggtcgtatcgcataccatcaggcgaacgacaagctcgtctcgtcatttaaagcaataaaaataagcaaaaaaataaataaatgggtaTGACACATAGCGATAGCAACAGTTATGATCTAATGTAGAGTCTAGTATTGCCCATCACACCGCTTTCAACAGCTCCGTATAGATTTTTTGTCACCAAATGTCCTGCAGTGGATATTCCATGGGTGATGAAGAAAAGCAGAATTCCGCAATATAAAGCAACACTGATAGTAGCACTATTCAAAGCATGTCAAAAAGAGTAGAAATTAagctattttttgtaaattataaatttattattcaaatcaaGTTGTCATTACACCTAGTATAATATTCCCTTGTTTCCCTTGATTGAAGTCTCATTATAAATGTTTCCAGAATACATTTCGTTTTGAGTAATGTGACCGAACATAATTCTGCTCCTAATATGATCCATTTTTCAAAAATCTAGTAAAACTTTACAAAACCATTAACATTTATGTGGATTTATCCGTATGCGCGACCATACAAAGTTGTATCTACGTTAGATTTCAAAAGTTCtgccattttgaaaatagcTGACTTTTCTTTCTGTAGTGCATCGTGAAGTAGAAGTTTCCTATTTAGACGAAGTAAACtgcttcttaaataaaataaatttaaagtaaattgtattatttttattgtagcaaCCATGTACCACGTCTGGTCGATATTGAATTttaggtaaattatttatttatgtcttttgttatataatatattgtcctAAGATTTTACTAGAATAAGGTAAAGTGTTCGATTTATGGCTCACAAAAAGGTTtctcatataaacaaaaatatatgacgGAATATTCAtcccatttaatttatttattgttatattttataattcagtgagttatttttgttctaaaatttctaatatttctttgGTATTCAAGTTTACCAGTATGGCTATAACAGTAATTCCTTTCACACTTTTGTCTTTTATTACTAAGGCTTCATTATTaactctttaattttaattacggaTCGCTTTAATTTAGTCCAAGAATCACGGAAATGTGTTGGAACTTTATTAAACGTAAATTGCATTCCAAAACGCCCAGTAGCAGAAACATCTGATCAATCAGCGTATTATTATGTCGATTGTCGTTTATCATGTTTTTTGATTTCTCTGTAATTACCGCTAAATCACTTCTGTATCCAAATCGCATTGataatcaatcaataattataagttaaaaGCCCGGTGTAATGTGTAAAAAATGTGCAGTTGATCATTCATCAGTTTGAGTGCAACATACCATACGAGGGACAGAcaaagttattaaatgaaaggtAAGTGctcctaaattatattttgagtaaatacattatctatacttataataaatctgtagagaggtcaattctgtacatgaaatatatttcaaaaataactatcagggggtgattagggatcgatactgatgccaaaaatgcaattagtaaaatttttgtctgtctgtctgtctgtctgtctgtctgtctgtctgtctgtataaccgttatagaaacaaaaactactcgacggattttaacgaaacttggtacaattatttttcatactcctgtgctggttatagtatacttttcatcacactacgattaataggagcagagcagtgaagggaaatgttgggaaaacgggagaagttactccatttttaagcttccgtcgcgtgtgcaaccttaatggttaaagctacatagaaatcatgcaCGAcgaaaatgttctccttaaaattatgtaaaaatatcccacgacagcatacgtctatcttttatggttgactcacaatgacacgtgtaactcccgatagcttagcagttcgaagctttctcattatatttgtttactaatcttaggaactatcggtccaaactgaaaaaatctttttgcgttggatagccctttatttgtggattgctataggctatatatcatcacgctatacccaataggagcggagcagcaatggctaatctctggaactaccggtccaaactgaaaaattctttttgcgttggatagccctttgttcgtggagtgctctaagttatatatcatcacgctatgaccaataggagcggagcagtaatggctaatcttaggaactaccagtttgaactgaaaaattcgttttgtgttggatagccctttatttgtggggtgctataggctgtatatcatcacgctatgaccaataggagctgagcagtaatgaaacatgttacaaatacggggacaatttattagttttgagagcttccgttgcgtgcgctgcgtaaacggttaaagttatgcaacaatgatgtatgtcgggattattcctcttaaaaagttctaaaaaatatattataaaaacaaaagtcccccgctgcatccgtttgcctgaacgtcttaaactcaaaaactacccaacgtattaagataaaatttggtatgaagacagtttgaaaccctgggaagaacataggctcccgggaaactactacttttataatggaaaactttagcctgaaaaactttataacgcgggcggagccgcgagcaaaagctagtttctaataaagtaataaaagaaaaacgtcATTTTATCCCTTAATTATGGGGTTATTGCGTACTTACACaccatacatacatttttttaaaaggttaaCAATCGTGGCAATCGAGAGTGCTTTGCTAGTAAACGTGATTGTACTCACGAAGTCTGTGGGATCTAAAGGAAACATGGTATAGATTATTAATTTTGCTGCCGCCGTGGATTTATACATCTTCCTACACTAGCAACATACTAACAGTATACCAAAGTGTTAAACCCAACGATGAATTTAGTATTGTAGCTGTGATTAGATAGTCGATACACTTATTACTTACTCATCTTATATTCGGTAATTTCCTCATTCGTATTATTTAAACAAGTGTTGCCTAATCTGGGATTCCAATCTaatacatcataaaaataattaaatcaactttcaagattttttctaaaaaataatgataaagttATCCTTCTACATTTCATTCTAAATGGCTGAATAACATTCTTCTCTCCTATATAATGGCACTTCATAACACACATTTCGAATAATATCAATAGTAATAACAAAAGCATTTttgtcgaaaatatttttttaaactcaatacacaatcattttatgtatgttatatctAAAACAATACACATTATAGTATCGTCTTGCTTTTATCCCTAACTCTATTAATATAAGTcgtatgtaatttttgtaaaatatagtagTTTTCATTGACTATTATCTTGAATGATTGAAAACACTATATCACCTAGAACCTCGAACAGTAGATAATCCATTTGCAAAcaacaaacacaatgtaacGAAAATTGAATTCGGGATATTTATACACCTCTACTGAATCCACTATACCACAGAcgtcatcaaatatttttatcttgcacCAATTGAAATTCGTATATGAATTCACAATCAATATTGAAAATCactaatttagtatttaatatagataacaaAACAGGACAATATTTtgcgaaattaaattattaaagaatccgtaatctaaatgtattttagttattatggGTAAGAATTTCCAACAGTCGCAAACTTtggcacaaaaaaaatattatttttcacttttctAATCACTTCTCTCTTTTTTTCAGGCACAGCACTCACATTGCTCTGTGCAATAACATTTGCACAGGGGCGTGAGTTTTTGATCGGAAACAGACAACTATGCATCTGTAACCCGAGTGATGCGCACGAAATCTGCGCTAATTGGGACATCGAAACTATTGTCATAGCCCACGAACGATGTGACAAGTTCTACAAATGCGCGTACGGCAAGCCTGTTCCTTATTGCTGTCCTCCCGGCACTGTCTTTAATATTGAAAAGGAAGCATGCGACTGGCCCTCCAACGTGCAATGTGAGGACAGAGGCTTTGTCCCAGATGAAGAGAATGAATGTTTACGAAACAACGACAATGAAGATGACGGCGACAATGAAGATAGCGGCGACAACGAAGACGAGGGTGATCTAGGCCCATGTAACTGCGATCCTAGCGAAGCGCCAAGCATCTGCAAAGCTCCAGGATCTGAGGGCGTCCACGTCGCTCATGAATACTGCAACCATTTCTACATGTGTAGTCACGGCAGACCAGTCGCAATGAAATGTGCTCCTCACACTCTTTACAATCCGTATAAGCGAGAGTGTGCCTGGGCGCATGAGGTAGAATGCGGCGACAGAATAATTCCCGAAGATGATGAAAGCAAAGACAGTAGTGAAAATGACGGCGATGATAGCGATGAAGACAATCAGGGTCCATGCAACTGTGATCCTGCAGAAGCACCCGAAATATGCGCAGCCGTAGGTTCGGAGGGGATTTTAGTTGCTCACGAATACTGccacaaattttataaatgtagtcACGGAAAACCAATCCCAATGACATGTGCTCCAAATACACTTTATAATCCCCATACTAGAAGATGTGATTGGCCCAAAAATGTTGATTGCGGTGATAGAATTTGTATCTGTGACAATGGTGAAGATAATGAATGTGACGGTGGTGGCGGTGGAGGCggtggtggcggcggcggcagtGGCGGCGGCGGtagtggcggcggcggcggcggcggcggtggcggcagTGGTGGTGGTGGCAGtggaggcggcggcggcggcggtggcggcggagGCGGTGGCGGCGGAGGCGGTGGCGGTGGCGGAGGTGGGAGCGGCGATGGATCCTGCAATTGTAACCCTTCTGAAGCCCCAAGCATTTGTGCACAAGACGGTTCAAGCGGAGTTCTTGTGGCGCATGAAAACTGCAACCAATTCTATATGTGCGATCATGGGAAACCAATAGCCATGTTCTGCGCTAACGGCACATTATACAACCCTTACATTGAAGAGTGCGATTGGCCCTATAATGTAGACTGTGGAGATAGAGTAATCCCGGATGATAATGAAGGAGGCGATGGCGGTAGCGGCAGTGATGACAACGAAAGCAATGATGGCAACGGAGGCGATGATGGTGGTGACGGaaacggcggcggcggcggcggcggcggtggcggcggcggcggcggcggcggcggaggTGGTGGAGGTGGCGGAGATGAGAGCGGCGATGATTCCTGCAATTGTGACCCCTCTGAAGCACCAAGCATCTGCGCACAAGACGGGTCAAGCGGAGTTCTGGTCGCGCATGAAAACTGCAACCAATTCTATATGTGCGACCATGGGAAAGCTATAGCCATGTACTGCGCTAACGGCACATTATACAACCCTCATATTGAAGAATGCGATTGGCCCTATAATGTAGACTGTGGAGACAGAGTAATGCCAGATGGTAATGAAGGCGGTGGCGGGGGCGGTGGAGGCGGAGATGACGCAAGCGACGGTGATAATGGAGACTGTCAAGACGATTCTAGCATAGCCCCTGAAATTTGTGCAGCTCCGAACTCCAATGGTGTACTATTTGCCCACAAGCGCTGCGATAGATTCTACATGTGCAGCGGTGGACGGGCTGTTGTAGTGTCTTGCCCTTTGAACATGCCCCTCTTCAATCCACTTATTAATGCTTGCGACGAGGCTGCAAATGTGGATTGCGGTGATAGAATAATTCCTGATCCCGACGCAGACCCCTGTCCTTGTTTTTACTCCATGCCAGCCGTATGTTCCACACCGGGTTCTCATGGTATGCAAGTTCCTCATGAGCAATGCAACCAGTTCTATACTTGTATCCATGGTAGCGCAGTAACGCACACTTGCCCCCAAGGACTATTATACGAACCAAAGAGACAAGTCTGCGAATGGCCGATTTTTGTCAGCTGTGAGGGAAGAATCATACCAGCAATGTAATGTTGGGCTACTAAAAAGCACTAAGCAAGACGACAGTGTCAGTTTTTATTATCTAAACTCAAGCTAAACAAGCCATGAGTCATTTGTTATAAATACCAATTTATAATTACGTGAATTGTATAATTACGATTGTACATTTAATGTCTAAATAAAGCAATGCAAatgactaaattatttttttgtgtattaaatGTCCTTCTTATTTCGAGAACCAGTCATTTACTCCCTTACTTGTAAAATAATCACACCTAAAGTCAAAGAGGTCAACACAGCTGCAGTTGCATCAATGGTAGTTGTTAGATTCTATTAAGAacttaataagtattataaaagtgataaatttattttttaattttagttatttccaATGTCATGGATAGATCTCATACTACATACCAAGTTTAAGATAATATTTCCTTCTCAAACAAACTAATCGGATTCGctttttaaatgaaatctgCTTCATATTCTTTGTTAGGGGTTGATGAAAACTTTATACCTGggttctaaaataaattataattttttaaatatttcaaaatcaatttaaatcacaattaaaatatctttcagtTTCTCCTCTCTACCCACTTAGGATTAATATAATGAAAgcgtgtttaaaatatttgtgttctATATTTACGAGTATATACTAGATACAAATTTTGACACAATCAGTCACGCAGTTTAGTTTTTCCCTTTAACCGTCTAATGTAgggataataaaaaattaaatatcccaCATTGATTTTCAAGGCTCAAAATACTCCCATGCCAAAATTCAGTATAATAGGTTCAGTGGTTTAGTTTCTTTTcccttttattttactattaactTTACAATCAACGGTgattctcaaataaaaaaaaaatattccaggaCCCCCTACCCCCTATCACTGACTCTCCTTTacttgacgtatattctacagacacgaacgtccatataaactattcggTCAAAATCCGAACTAAAAGGGCAACCAAAACGtcgttataacctatttattttacaacgaataattgtacttatttgactaatattttttattcaaatccaggtttatacttagactcaacttcttatatcataagcgccactccgtacacaaccacaagctgtcgaTATTGACCATAAAGtcaatttgaatggattgcagttcaattcagttgaacacagtaaatgttcggaacgccaaatctaatacgtagtacatatatgagtggcgaaggatccatataagccgattcctaccggcttcccttttgttacttatataaaatctaacttTCATTGGAATGATTTACAAACCGCTCTTATGCATATttgtagtacctatattatgttgtgtcgggttcccttttggaataagtcactcttcgccactgaca
This genomic stretch from Manduca sexta isolate Smith_Timp_Sample1 chromosome 8, JHU_Msex_v1.0, whole genome shotgun sequence harbors:
- the LOC115442744 gene encoding chondroitin proteoglycan-2, whose translation is MKGTALTLLCAITFAQGREFLIGNRQLCICNPSDAHEICANWDIETIVIAHERCDKFYKCAYGKPVPYCCPPGTVFNIEKEACDWPSNVQCEDRGFVPDEENECLRNNDNEDDGDNEDSGDNEDEGDLGPCNCDPSEAPSICKAPGSEGVHVAHEYCNHFYMCSHGRPVAMKCAPHTLYNPYKRECAWAHEVECGDRIIPEDDESKDSSENDGDDSDEDNQGPCNCDPAEAPEICAAVGSEGILVAHEYCHKFYKCSHGKPIPMTCAPNTLYNPHTRRCDWPKNVDCGDRICICDNGEDNECDGGGGGGGGGGGGSGGGGSGGGGGGGGGGSGGGGSGGGGGGGGGGGGGGGGGGGGGGGSGDGSCNCNPSEAPSICAQDGSSGVLVAHENCNQFYMCDHGKPIAMFCANGTLYNPYIEECDWPYNVDCGDRVIPDDNEGGDGGSGSDDNESNDGNGGDDGGDGNGGGGGGGGGGGGGGGGGGGGGGGDESGDDSCNCDPSEAPSICAQDGSSGVLVAHENCNQFYMCDHGKAIAMYCANGTLYNPHIEECDWPYNVDCGDRVMPDGNEGGGGGGGGGDDASDGDNGDCQDDSSIAPEICAAPNSNGVLFAHKRCDRFYMCSGGRAVVVSCPLNMPLFNPLINACDEAANVDCGDRIIPDPDADPCPCFYSMPAVCSTPGSHGMQVPHEQCNQFYTCIHGSAVTHTCPQGLLYEPKRQVCEWPIFVSCEGRIIPAM